From Haloarcula hispanica ATCC 33960, the proteins below share one genomic window:
- the secY gene encoding preprotein translocase subunit SecY, giving the protein MSWKDTAEPLLVRMPAVQRPDGHVPFKRKLTWTGGVLLLYFFLTNVKLFGLDIDASQQVFGRFSSILASGQGSIMQLGIGPIVTASIVLQLLGGADLLGLNTQDDPRDQILYQGLQKLLVLVMICLTGLPMVFAGGFLPADTAVANSLGIGTAGVQWLIFAQMFVGGVLILFMDEVISKWGVGSGIGLFIVAGVSQRLIGGILTTPFIGNNEGIIYTWYLFITGERGTGPVLAADGLQTVLLQGELLGLFTTVLIFAVVVYAESVRVEIPLSNARVKGARGRFPVKLIYASVLPMILVRALQANIQFLGRILNAQLGSMPAFLGTYANGQPTGGLFYFLAPIQSRGDWMWWLEGTAQPVWQILTRVGIDLFVMLVGGAVFAVFWVETTDMGPEATAKQIHNSGMQIPGFRQNVGVIEKVLERYIPQVTVIGGALVGLLAVMANMLGTIGGVSGTGLLLTVSITYKLYEEIAEEQLMEMHPMMRQMFG; this is encoded by the coding sequence ATGAGCTGGAAGGACACCGCCGAACCACTGCTTGTCCGGATGCCCGCAGTCCAGCGGCCGGACGGACACGTTCCGTTCAAGCGCAAGCTCACCTGGACAGGAGGCGTGCTCCTGCTGTATTTCTTCCTGACGAACGTGAAGCTGTTCGGGCTGGACATCGACGCCAGTCAACAGGTGTTCGGGCGCTTCTCCTCGATTCTGGCCTCTGGCCAGGGGAGCATCATGCAGCTGGGTATCGGTCCGATCGTTACGGCGTCCATCGTGTTACAGCTCCTCGGTGGGGCGGACCTGCTCGGGCTGAACACCCAAGACGACCCGCGAGACCAGATCCTCTATCAGGGGCTCCAGAAGCTGCTGGTACTCGTGATGATCTGTCTTACCGGGCTCCCGATGGTGTTTGCCGGCGGCTTCCTCCCGGCTGACACGGCGGTCGCGAACTCACTGGGTATCGGTACGGCCGGTGTCCAGTGGCTCATCTTCGCCCAGATGTTCGTCGGCGGTGTCCTCATCCTGTTCATGGACGAGGTCATCTCCAAATGGGGCGTCGGCTCCGGTATCGGCCTGTTCATTGTCGCCGGCGTGAGCCAGCGACTCATCGGTGGCATCCTGACGACGCCGTTTATCGGCAACAACGAAGGGATAATCTACACCTGGTACCTGTTCATCACCGGCGAGCGCGGCACCGGGCCAGTGCTGGCTGCTGATGGCCTCCAGACCGTGTTGCTGCAGGGCGAACTGCTGGGACTGTTCACGACGGTCCTCATCTTCGCAGTGGTCGTCTATGCCGAATCGGTCCGCGTGGAGATCCCGCTGTCGAACGCCCGCGTGAAAGGAGCCCGTGGCCGCTTCCCGGTCAAGCTCATCTACGCGAGCGTCCTGCCGATGATCCTCGTCCGGGCACTGCAGGCGAACATCCAGTTCCTGGGCCGTATCCTGAACGCCCAGCTGGGTTCGATGCCAGCGTTCCTTGGCACGTACGCCAACGGCCAGCCGACCGGCGGCCTGTTCTACTTCCTCGCCCCCATTCAGAGCCGTGGCGACTGGATGTGGTGGCTGGAAGGGACTGCTCAGCCGGTCTGGCAGATCCTGACCCGCGTTGGAATCGACCTGTTCGTCATGCTGGTCGGCGGCGCAGTCTTCGCCGTGTTCTGGGTCGAAACCACCGACATGGGCCCGGAAGCAACGGCCAAGCAGATCCACAACTCCGGGATGCAGATCCCCGGCTTCCGACAGAACGTCGGCGTCATCGAAAAGGTCCTCGAGCGGTATATCCCGCAAGTGACTGTCATCGGCGGCGCCTTGGTTGGGTTGCTCGCCGTGATGGCCAACATGCTGGGTACCATCGGCGGCGTCTCCGG
- a CDS encoding uL15m family ribosomal protein, with protein MTSKKKRQRGSRTHGGGSHKNRRGAGHRGGRGAAGRDKHEFHNHEPLGKSGFKRPQKVQEEAATIDVREIDENVTLLAADDVAEVEDGGFRVDVRDVVEDADDADYVKVLGAGQVRHELTLIADDFSEGAREKVEAAGGSVELTDLGQERQAEAETDEDADADEE; from the coding sequence ATGACGAGCAAAAAGAAACGACAGCGCGGCTCGCGCACGCACGGCGGCGGCTCGCACAAGAACCGACGTGGTGCCGGCCACCGCGGTGGTCGCGGTGCCGCAGGCCGTGACAAGCACGAATTCCACAACCACGAACCGCTCGGCAAGAGCGGCTTCAAGCGCCCGCAGAAGGTGCAGGAAGAGGCCGCCACTATCGACGTTCGCGAGATCGACGAGAACGTGACGCTGCTGGCCGCCGACGACGTCGCCGAAGTCGAAGACGGTGGCTTCCGCGTCGATGTCCGTGATGTGGTCGAAGACGCCGACGACGCCGATTACGTGAAGGTACTCGGTGCCGGCCAGGTTCGCCACGAACTCACGCTCATCGCCGACGACTTCTCCGAGGGCGCTCGCGAGAAAGTCGAAGCCGCAGGCGGGAGCGTCGAACTGACCGACCTCGGCCAGGAGCGCCAGGCCGAGGCCGAGACAGACGAAGACGCGGACGCGGACGAGGAATAA
- the rpmD gene encoding 50S ribosomal protein L30: MHALVQLRGEVNMHSDIQDTLEMLNIHHVNHCTLVPETDAYRGMVTKVNDFVAFGEPSQETLETVLATRAEPLEGDADVDDEWVAENTDYDDISGLAFALLSEETTLREQGLSPTLRLHPPRGGHDGVKHPVKEGGQLGKHDTEGIDDLLEAMR, encoded by the coding sequence ATGCACGCGCTCGTCCAGCTCCGTGGCGAAGTCAACATGCACAGCGACATCCAGGACACTCTGGAGATGCTCAACATCCACCATGTGAACCACTGCACGCTCGTCCCCGAGACGGACGCCTACCGCGGCATGGTGACGAAGGTCAACGACTTCGTCGCCTTCGGTGAGCCGAGCCAGGAGACGCTGGAGACAGTCCTGGCGACGCGCGCCGAGCCGCTCGAGGGCGACGCCGACGTGGACGACGAGTGGGTCGCCGAGAACACGGACTATGACGACATCTCCGGGCTCGCGTTCGCGCTCCTCTCCGAGGAGACGACGCTACGCGAGCAGGGACTGTCCCCGACACTCCGTCTGCACCCGCCCCGCGGCGGTCACGACGGCGTCAAACACCCCGTCAAGGAGGGCGGGCAGCTCGGGAAACACGACACCGAGGGTATCGACGACCTCCTGGAGGCGATGCGATAA